ATCCCTGTATCTTCCCTCTGACCATGTAGTTACTACATTTGTTTCAGAGGGAGCTGATATAACCATTGTAGGAAGGGGAAGTATCCCTGGAAATCAAAGGGCGGTTGATATTGGGCCACAAACCATAGAAAAATTCTCAAAGGTCTTAAAAAAGGCGAAGTGTATTTTCTGGAATGGGCCAATGGGTATCTTTGAAATAGATAGGTTTTCAAAGGGAACATTAGAAATAGCTAAGATTTTGGGAGAGAGCAATGCAACAACCATTGTGGGTGGAGGAGATTCAGTAGCGGCTGTTGTAAAGCTTGGTTTGGCAGACAAAATGACCCATATTTCAACCGGTGGTGGTGCCTGCCTTGAGTTTCTAGGAGGAGCAAAGATGCCAGGTCTTTCTGCCTTGACAAATAAATAAAAGGGTCTAAAGGGTCTAGGAATCAGAGAGTCATGTGTGGGATTATAGGCTATATCGGAGAGAGGGAGGCAAAGGATATCCTCCTTGATGGATTAAGGCATCTTGAGTATAGGGGCTATGATTCAGCTGGGTTAGTAATTTTAAATGATCATCCTTTTCTTGTAAAGAGGGAAGGGAAGGTAGCCGACCTTGAGGAGATAATAAACAAAAGAGAAATTCCAGGGAAAATTGGGATTGCCCATACAAGGTGGGCAACCCATGGAGTGCCTTCAGAAGAAAATGCCCATCCACATTCTGATTGCAAGAATGAAATCTTTGTTGTCCATAATGGGATAATTGAGAATTATAAGACATTAAAGAAAAGCCTTATAGAAAAGGGTCATATCTTTAAATCAGAAACAGATACAGAGGTTCTTGCTCATCTTATTGAAGAAAATTATAAGGGAAATTTAGAGGATGCGGTAGAGATTGCCTTGTCTTTTGTAACTGGAACATATGGCATTACGGTTATCTCAAGCAAAGAGCCAGATAAGATTGTAGCCGCTCGCTATGGAAGCCCTCTGATTATTGGATTGGGAAAAAATGAAAATATCATTGCCTCAGATCCTGCGGCAATATTGCGCTACACAAAACAGGTTGTCTATCTTGAGGAGGGAGAGATTGTTGTGGTTAAAAGGGATGAATTTTTCTCAAAGGGTGAAATTTCTCTTAAAGATAGGGTTGCAATCCTTGAATGGGAGATAGAGCAGGCAGAAAAAGAGGGGTTTGCCCATTTTATGCTAAAGGAGATATTTGACCAACCAAAGGTTATAAAGGATTCCATAAGGGGAAGATTGCTTCTTGATGAGGGTATCTCCAAGCTTGGCGGATTAGAGGATGTAAGAGAAAGGCTTTCTTCCATTGAAAGGCTTATTATTACCGCCTGCGGAACCGCATACTATGCAGGATTGGTTGGCGAATACATCCTTGAAGAATATGGTGGGATTCCTACCGAGGTTGAATATGCCTCAGAGTTTAGATACAGGAAGCCATTGTTAGAAAAGGAAAAAACAGCCCTCCTTGTCATAAGCCAATCAGGAGAGACAGCAGATACACTTTCTGCCCTTCGTGAGGCAAAGAGGAAAGGGGTATTAACCATTGGAATAGTAAATGTGGTTGGTTCAACCATAGCAAGGGAGACAGATTGTGGGGTTTATAACCATGCAGGCCCTGAAATAGGCGTTGCCTCTACAAAGGCATTTGTTTCACAATTAACCATCCTCTCTTTACTTTCCCTTCTTCTTGGAAGGCAGAGGGATTTATCCTTAGTTATGGGAAAAAGGATTGTATTAGAGATTCAGGAGCTTTCAGAGAAGGTTTCTGAAATCCTTAAGCAGAGCGATAAAATAAAGGAGATTGCCGAAAGGTATAAAAATTATAAGGAT
This genomic window from bacterium contains:
- the glmS gene encoding glutamine--fructose-6-phosphate transaminase (isomerizing); translated protein: MCGIIGYIGEREAKDILLDGLRHLEYRGYDSAGLVILNDHPFLVKREGKVADLEEIINKREIPGKIGIAHTRWATHGVPSEENAHPHSDCKNEIFVVHNGIIENYKTLKKSLIEKGHIFKSETDTEVLAHLIEENYKGNLEDAVEIALSFVTGTYGITVISSKEPDKIVAARYGSPLIIGLGKNENIIASDPAAILRYTKQVVYLEEGEIVVVKRDEFFSKGEISLKDRVAILEWEIEQAEKEGFAHFMLKEIFDQPKVIKDSIRGRLLLDEGISKLGGLEDVRERLSSIERLIITACGTAYYAGLVGEYILEEYGGIPTEVEYASEFRYRKPLLEKEKTALLVISQSGETADTLSALREAKRKGVLTIGIVNVVGSTIARETDCGVYNHAGPEIGVASTKAFVSQLTILSLLSLLLGRQRDLSLVMGKRIVLEIQELSEKVSEILKQSDKIKEIAERYKNYKDFLYLGRKYNYPIALEGALKLKEISYIHAEGYPAGEMKHGPIALIDENFPTVAICLKDSVHQKVYSNLEEIKARKGKIIAIATSGDSEIEAITSDVIYIPKTLEMFSPILAVVPLQLFAYYVAVLLGRNVDKPRNLAKSVTVE